The nucleotide sequence AAACATTTCTGACGATAATGTAAACGCCTGTTCAAAATGGCGCTGTAGAGCGAGAAAATAGAACAAGAAATTATATCAGGTAACTACTCCGGGTAACTTCTCCTCATCTTATatcaaaacaatcaaaatactCTATTAAGtttgtgtaaaataaaattctagttAAGGATCGATCCTAATGAGCCGATTTCGCGAATGTATCCATGTTTCTAATCCAAGCTTTTGAGCAATGACCCTAATTTGATTATAGCTCTAACCATTTCCTTCTTTTTGCTTCTTTTTAGCTATTCTTGCTTCATATATCATTTAGTATCTTTTTATGTTCCTTATATATCTCATCTCTATACTCTGTATTGTATTTCTTAGTGTTTGcgttattaattttgttaatttcattatCATGTGGTGGagatatgtatatttattactaaattCTCGTTTGAAACAGTTTTGGGGATGTCGACCTCAGTTTAGAGCATAAATTTCGGTCCCTCTTGTTTATATATAGTTATATTAACCATAAATCTTGGATAACACGTCATACGAAGCTGAGTTCTAATACAAACATCGCGAGTAAACATAATGACAGACACTCGTCAAAATTGCCATTATCCATTCCGGgaataatataaaacatttatttgctatactacgaaattttttataggcGATTTTGAACGACTACATCGTCGTAAATCTCAGTTACAGTTTATTATATTGAAAGACAACATCAATCGTAAAATTTTGCTAACAAAAATGTGACTGGGAAATTTatttaggaatttttattttgaaaaatcagtgCAGGACACTTCAGATTATCAGCTGTTAGAAAAGTTCCACGAGAAGGATTGAAATCGCCtttattatgataaataatgataattataaagtttgacataaACAGCTTCGATTTTTGGTGACGAATCACCATCTCGAACCTCGTCGTCTTCCAAAATCAGTTGTTGTATCAGAAAATCGATGCTGTGCATTAACTGATATtacaagatcgtcatgtgacattaAGGCTTCAGATAAGATCCTGACAGTCAattggtacaccagcatttgtttcccagaaaaaatcaaggaaaccaatcgcagtAGACGAATCATTCTCAACCACGACACCGCGAATTTTCACATATCAGTTgaatcaaaaacgtttttgtacaGTCAAAACATGGATTTGATTGGTCATCCACCGTATAATCCTCATTTAGAACCCAGTGATTTCTTCTTGTTCCCGTagatccaaaataaattacgaggtaAACGTTTTTTTACGCTTGATGTCTATCCCAAAACTTGGGAAGTCATCCTTGTAGAATGAGCCTGGGACAATTAAAAATAGACATGAAACATTTCGATAGCAACTAAAAAGATGTCTGTACcagatttattgacaatattatGTTCAAAAGGAATAAAACATGTTTCTGAACTACTTGGTCGTTTTGTAAATTGGTACAAGtagaaattgaatcaaaatcCCGATGTTGAGAAACATAATTAACGAgcgaatttgtttattttgtacaTCGATTCcgagttaatatttttaactttttaaaaaataataagccATATCTTCTCAAAATAGATCTTctagaataattatttgaatatgatCAAAATCTTCGAATTATATTTCGTTTTAAACCGCTTTTATAAACAGTAAATCTCGTTTTTAGTACCCACCACTGGTTTATTGGGCTCTAATATCTCTTTTTATTCTTTGAATTCTTGTAAATGATGGATTCAAGGATGTAGGATTCAAAAGGTGGGAGTTTCGAAGACGTTAATATACTCAAGTTGAGTACATAACCTAAAAACTCAAACATATTTGTAAAAATCCAATGGTAATCGGTGAGGACGTTCTATCTGGCGGATTTCCATCACCAAGCATTCAAAGTTACTCAATGTATACCCTTTTCAAATTATACTTTAGATCGATgctttttcctttcattttcgATGTTTCTTATTCCTTATCTCAAGTTCTAATTGAGGTTGTTGTTTTCATTCGTCTAAGAACACGTAGTAAAGCAATTCCTTTCATTTAAGATATGATATGAGTGTATTAGTTGGATCTGAGGAAAATTGAGCGCGGTGATTCAATGAACttgattgaaataaatagaagatGGAAACTCCATCAGGTTGAAGGCACAGGTAACTTCTCCTCGTCCTATACTAAAACAATAAACCCATTTCATactgaaataatcaaaataactgATCATCAGCCTTGTTTTCAAACTGCTCAACCAAAATGCCCCATAGTTCCTTAGCTAACAACCTACCTGCAATTCGCTGGTGAATATCGATTCTTTTAGTTTGAGCTGCAGACTTTCTGTACGCTTCGAGTTCTTTCTATGCGTTCCTGATGAAAACTCAGGCTTCTTCCTGGTACCTTCAGCGATTTCGACCGCATCATACAACTCCAACACGTCTACCAATCTTCTGAACCTTCATATCTTTGACGAAATCCATTTTAGAGCTGGACTAACTCGAATTCGTTTGAGGCAAGCGGAAACCGACACTTCTAGGAGCACGTCTAGGTTACTTAGATGTCTCAGAACACAAcacaaagttgaaaaatattgcTGGTGTGACTGAAGACAACATGAGCGTTGGCCACGACAGTTTAAAGCTTGATTCTGAACTGGGTGTCAAGGTACTTGGTGACTGGAAGTACTATCGAAAGCTATGGCCATAGTATTAAAGAATTTCTCAGTGATAATGGCGGTAAATTTGACAACCACGAATCAGTTTCATTTAATTGTAGCTCTGAGCGTCGCTTAGTCACGTGTGCCAGCAATTATAGTAGCAACCTTTAGTAAACAGagtaaaaaactataaatttagaCAAAGAAATAgttgattgaatatttataatctaCTTAATTTAGCTCTactgttttttctttgaatCCTAAAGCTTGAAAACATGGAATCATGCTCTCTACGTAGATTTTTGAAACATTCGCTTGATGGTGATCAATAACTTGGCGATATACCTTTTAGTAAGTTCCCACAGGTAGTCTACGGGGTTCATATCAGTCGAGTTCTCTTGCcattatatatttcttcttttatataatTCGTCTAAGAACATGAGTGAATTAAAGTACAGGTGATACTGTATAACGCATTCGCCGATTTTAGGTTATACGTATACGTCGAGCTGTAGAAGCAGCGCCGCGCCGTGGTTGTTTTAAACACTTAAATACCTCGCGTATTGATTATCTATCTCTCTTAACGTACTATTGATAAATAAAGATAGTTAAATGTCATTTCAATAAAGtcatacatatatttttaacaatattcaaaatttaaagttatttcGAACAAATCGTTATTATTTCGACTAATTGGACGCTACTCTcggaacaaaaataatttaagaataaaaataatgtatacaaGTGAGGgggattaatataaaatagaaaaaatacaatggAAGTTTTAGAGAAGGATTTTTCTTTCCATACAGAAAGTTTGAGGTAAAAACTACTggtatttttagtttttgttatgtctttttgttttattatgtcgaaaatatattttatatttccataaaatgcATTTACGAGCCAGACTGGTAATCTGCCATTATATGTGAATCCTATCGACCCTTATAGCATTCCTCCATCATTTTTAGATCTTGGTGGAACCTACCTCCACGTTTCTCACTATAATTTCCTAAATGATCCGGATATTCATCTAGAAGACACTCATATTTGTTCCTAAAGTCTGAAAGTTTGTTATCTAGGAAATTTTCAACAACCAACACATgaattttccaaacttttactTTCTGGAACAGTCATAACTTTGACAATCACTTCTCCAGAACCAGATCAGTAATCTGCCATTATGTGTGAATCCCATCGACCCTTATAGCATTCCTCCATCATTTTTAGATCTTGGTGGAACCTACCTCCACGTTTCTCACTATAATTTCCTAAATGATCCGGATATTCATCTAGAAGACACTCATATTTGTTCCTAAAGTCTGAAAGTTTGTTATCTAGGAAATTTTCAACAACCAACACATgaattttccaaacttttactTTCTGGAACAGTCATAACTTTGACAATCACTTCTCCAGAACCAGACTAGTAATCTGCCATTATGTGTGATTCCTATCGACCCTTATAGCGTTCCTCTATCATTTTTAGATCTTGGTGGAACCTACCTCCACTTTTCTTACCATAATTTCCTAAATGATCCTGATATTCATCTAGAAGATACTAATATTTGTTCCTAAAGTCTGAAAGTTTGTTATCTAGGAAATTTTCAACAACCAACACATgaattttccaaacttttactTTCTGGAACAGTCATAACTTTGACAATCACTTCTCCAGAACCAGATCAGTAATCTGCCATTATGTGTGAATCCCATCGACCCTTATAGCATTCCTCCATCATTTTTAGATCTTGGTGGAACCTACCTCCACGTTTCTCACTATAATTTCCTAAATGATCCGGATATTCATCTAGAAGACACTCATATTTGTTCCTAAAGTCTGAAAGTTTGTTATCTAGGAAATTTTCAACAACCAACACATgaattttccaaacttttactTTCTGGAACAGTCATAACTTTGACAATCACTTCTCCAGAACCAGACTAGTAATCTGCCATTATGTGTGATTCCTATCGACCCTTATAGCGTTCCTCTATCATTTTTAGATCTTGGTGGAACCTACCTCCACTTTTCTTACCATAATTTCCTAAATGATCCTGATATTCATCTAGAAGATACTAATATTTGTTCCTAAAGTCTGAAAGTTTGTTATCTAGGAAATTTTCAACAACCAACACATgaattttccaaacttttactTTCTGGAACAGTCATAACTTTGACAATCACTTCTCCAGAACCAGATCAGTAATCTGCCATTATGTGTGAATCCCATCGACCCTTATAGCATTCCTCCATCATTTTTAGATCTTGGTGGAACCTACCTCCACGTTTCTCACTATAATTTCCTAAATGATCCGGATATTCATCTAGAAGACACTCATATTTGTTCCTAAAGTCTGAAAGTTTGTTATCTAGGAAATTTTCAACAACCAACATATgaattttccaaacttttactTTCTGGAACAGTCATAACTTTGACAATCACTTCTCCAGAACCAGACTAGTAATCTGCCATTATGTGTGAATCCTATCGACCCTTATAGCATTCCTCTATCATTTTTAGATCTTGGTGGAACCTACCTCCACGTTTCTCACTATAATTTCCTAAATGATCCGGATATTCATCTAGAAGACACTCATATTTGTTCCTAAAGTCTGAAAGTTTGTTATCTAGGAAATTTTCAACAACCAACACATGAATTTTCCAAACTTCTACTTTCTGGAACAGTCATAACTTTGACAATCACTTCTCCAGAACCAGACTAGTAATCTGCCATTATGTGTGAATCCTATTGACCCTTATAGCATTCCTCTATCATTTTTAGATCTTGGTGGAACCTACCTCCACGTTTCTCACTATAATTTCCTAAATGATCCGGATATTCATCTAGAAGACACTCATATTTGTTCCTAAAGTCTGAAAGTTTGTTATCTAGGAAATTTTCAACAACCAACACATGAATTTTCCAAACTTCTACTTTCTGGAACAGTCATAACTTTGACAATCACTTCTCCAGAACCAGACTAGTAATCTGCCATTATGTGTGATTCCTATCGACCCTTATAGCGTTCCTCTATCATTTTTAGATCTTGGTGGAACCTACCTCCACTTTTCTTACCATAATTTCCTAAATGATCCTGATATTCATCTAGAAGATACTAATATTTGTTCCTAAAGTCTGAAAGTTTGTTATCTAGGAAATTTTCAACAACCAACACATgaattttccaaacttttactTTCTGGAACAGTCATAACTTTGACAATCACTTCTCCAGAACCAGATCAGTAATCTGCCTTTATGTGTGAATCCCATCGACCCTTATAGCATTCCTCCATCATTTTTAGATCTTGGTGGAACCTACCTCCACGTTTCTCACTATAATTTCCTAAATGATCCGGATATTCATCTAGAAGACACTCATATTTGTTCCTAAAGTCTGAAAGTTTGTTATCTAGGAAATTTTCAACAACCAACATATgaattttccaaacttttactTTCTGGAACAGTCATAACTTTGACAATCACTTCTCCAGAACCAGACTAGTAATCTGCCATTATGTGTGAATCCCATCGACCCTTATAGCATTCCTCCATCATTTCTAGATCTTGGTGGAACCTACCTCCACGTTTCTCACTATAATTTCCTAAATGATCCGGATATTCATCTAGAAGACACTCATATTTGTTCCTAAAGTCTGAAAGTTTGTTATCTAGGAAATTTTCAACAACCAACACATgaattttccaaacttttactTTCTGGAACAGTCATAACTTTGACAATCACTTCTCCAGAACCAGACTAGTAATCTGCCATTATGTGTGATTCCTATCGACCCTTATAGCGTTCCTCTATCATTTTTAGATCTTGGTGGAACCTACCTCCACTTTTCTTACCATAATTTCCTAAATGATCCTGATATTCATCTAGAAGATACTAATATTTGTTCCTAAAGTCTGAAAGTTTGTTATCTAGGAAATTTTCAACAACCAACACATgaattttccaaacttttactTTCTGGAACAGTCATAACTTTGACAATCACTTCTCCAGAACCAGATCAGTAATCTGCCATTATGTGTGAATCCCATCGACCCTTATAGCATTCCTCCATCATTTTTAGATCTTGGTGGAACCTACCTCCACGTTTCTCACTATAATTTCCTAAATGATCCGGATATTCATCTAGAAGACACTCATATTTGTTCCTAAAGTCTGAAAGTTTGTTATCTAGGAAATTTTCAACAACCAACATATgaattttccaaacttttactTTCTGGAACAGTCATAACTTTGACAATCACTTCTCCAGAACCAGACTAGTAATCTGCCATTATGTGTGAATCCTATCGACCCTTATAGCATTCCTCTATCATTTTTAGATCTTGGTGGAACCTACCTCCACGTTTCTCACTATAATTTCCTAAATGATCCGGATATTCATCTAGAAGACACTCATATTTGTTCCTAAAGTCTGAAAGTTTGTTATCTAGGAAATTTTCAACAACCAACACATGAATTTTCCAAACTTCTACTTTCTGGAACAGTCATAACTTTGACAATCACTTCTCCAGAACCAGACTAGTAATCTGCCATTATGTGTGAATCCTATTGACCCTTATAGCATTCCTCTATCATTTTTAGATCTTGGTGGAACCTACCTCCACGTTTCTCACTATAATTTCCTAAATGATCCGGATATTCATCTAGAAGACACTCATATTTGTTCCTAAAGTCTGAAAGTTTGTTATCTAGGAAATTTTCAACAACCAAGACATGAATTTTCCAAGATTTTACTTTCTGGAACAGTCATAACTTTGACAGTCACTTCTCCAGAACCAGACTAGTAATCTGTCATTATGTGTGAATCCTATCGACCCTTATAGCATTCCTCTATCATTTTTAGATCTTGGTGGAACCGCTTTCCCCATTCCTCACTATTATTTCCTAAATGATTCAGAAATTTATCTAGAATCGTTTTACCACGTTCTGTATGTTTTAATTGCtgcttataacttttttcttcCAATCCTAATGCTAACAGTTCTAATCCTTGTTTTCATAAATTGAGATCACTCATCAAATCACTAAGTTCCATTTGAGGAGATAATTTTGGTGTAGATGGTTCACCCTCCCATTCACTTTGGCAATTTGGCATTGTTTCTGAAAAGTAAATAGGCCGATGAAGATTTCCACTGTGTGATTGAAACCTTTAACATCTAGTACGCAAAATTAACAATCATCTAAATGATTCGTAGGCTCCAGCCAGATTTGGTCTAATCCAGAACGTTCtccttttttttcataactgTAAAGACTCAACAGAGGACTTAAGTTTAATAAGAGCCCAAGAACACTTTCTTTGTGGTGAACTCATATTTTAACACATCACCCAAtgagtcgtgtgactaactataTAAAAgacacatttttttgtcaagaaTCGATTTTATTCCTCAAAGCAATCTCCTTCAATATCTCCAACGCTTTTCTAGCTTCTCGATgattgtagaaggatttgtcatttgccttgtgaatcggtgcattgtcttggttttttcttcgacatatgaggccgttttcccttgatttttccattcaaacgattcaacaactctatgtagtattctcTATTGATTGTCGCTCCTTTTTGGAGATAGTCCAgtatgcgcatcccaaaatactgaagccataacatTTCCAGCGTTTGGAAACTTGGTTCACCGAATGCAGACCACTCAGATAATGATCGTTTCGATTCCGGACTGAATTGATGGATCCATTTTCCATCCATTGTTACATATCGACGGCCTGATCTATCTCACGCAATTAGATTCAACGAATTTGTGGACTATTTTGGACTAACCACCTGAATTGGACAACCAGAACGTTCAtaatcatcggtgtctgtacgaccacgtttaaattcagcaaattaataacaaatggttcttttcgatagagcagataacacttttgaagccctTGCTAAACTTGCACTTTTCTttacatcaaaaaataattaatagacaaaattgttttcaagtaatttttttttgaaaagtaaccttacttaaatgactgtcacttttttctgactaatcgaaatgtcataaaatttggtaacatagtcttttgaaagttggtacttcataaacgtcatatttgacaatgacagcgtcATATGTGTGTCAGTCACATGATTTACTGAGTGATGTAGTAGAAGTCGAATATATTAGAACGGACattcaataattcaaacaaaacatcaatCAATGACAacttattttctaaattcactTGTAAGCGATTCGATATTGTGTCGTGGAGGGCAAGGGGTCTGAAAGGGATCACCTGATGTTTGTATGCTGCGAACAAGCTGCGTAAAAACCTAATCATgattgaaaaatagaatttttcttttaacaagcgaaaaacatgaaaatatgaGCAATTTTCATAATCTGGGCACTTGAAAACGTGAAAATTTGCGATGATATACTGggcaacaaaaaatatatagctATGAAATAGTTACAagtgtagaaataaaaaattgactataaaaaaaAGGGATTTTATGGAATCTAAGTCTTCTTAAATGATTTGTATACCAGGAAAGTTTGATAAAAGCCAcgtttttgtatttattcacagtattcaatattttttagttataataCTGCAGAATTTGAGAACGAATCTAACATGACGCTTATAAACTCGAAACACGACATAAGATTGACTCAAAATCAAGATTTTCCTGCTTTATCTTCAACATCAGATCTGGCGGACGATAAGATAGATGAAAGAGTTCCAAatactattgaaaataatgaagatgagTCTCTAACAAGATCcagttttacagaaataaatgGTGAACCGCATTTGTTGCATAGATATAGAGAAACATACGCGCTCAGAAAGAAAAACATTGTAATAAGAGATCTCTTAGCGGATGCGGAAATACTTAATCATAAACTCAAATTAGAACAACAacaaatagttgaaaatttggaGAATCACAAAACTACGATATTAGAAAAACTTAGCGAAactaaatttattgtaaaaactaTTAATCAGCTTGTAAATGGTAacgaaaatttgagaaataaagTAGAAGATTTGAACAAAGAAATCGAAAAGGTACacaaatctattttattatgaaatagaTGCCCTAcaggtaaaaatatttttttttaaattgagtcTCAccgaatgaaaattttattcgaaaatattagCTTGTAAGGGTTCATACAacgatacaaaaataaaatatggggTGTCCCAAGgttcagtactaggccctattatgtttcttctgtttataaacgacatcagtggtaaaatgtctttttccagacgatactagtttctcttggagcaacatTACACTTCATAGGACCTAATC is from Diorhabda sublineata isolate icDioSubl1.1 chromosome 1, icDioSubl1.1, whole genome shotgun sequence and encodes:
- the LOC130451699 gene encoding uncharacterized protein LOC130451699 — translated: MTLINSKHDIRLTQNQDFPALSSTSDLADDKIDERVPNTIENNEDESLTRSSFTEINGEPHLLHRYRETYALRKKNIVIRDLLADAEILNHKLKLEQQQIVENLENHKTTILEKLSETKFIVKTINQLVNGNENLRNKVEDLNKEIEKLKIELIEKIVIATGAKRCLANEEIAIEHLARAYEIKRQEIKTLNCKIDEAEKIVRDLKSRCEYFQSTGATTTM